Within the Streptomyces sp. NBC_00353 genome, the region CGGGAGTCAGGTCAGCAGGGTCACAACGATCGCTGGGCCGGCTCGGCACCGGGAGCAGTGCTCCCGGTGCCGAGCCGGCCCAGCGGTGAGCGAACCGGGTCAGTCGAAGACAGGACCGACGGTGCGGCTGCGCTTCATCTCGTAGAAGCCCGGTATGGAGGCGACGATCAGGGTGCCGTCCCACAGCCGTCCGGCCTCTTCGCCCTTGGGGGCGGGTGTGACGACCGGGCCGAAGAACGCCACTTGGCCGGCATCGGTGGCCGAGGCCGGTACTGCGATGACGGGACTGCCGACATCCTCACCGACCAGAGCGATGCCCTTCTGGTGCGAGGCCCGCAGCGCCTCGTCGTAGGCCTCTGTGTCGCCGGTATCGGCCAGGCCCACGGGGAGTCCGACATCGCGCAGGGCGGCTTCGATGGTCGGGCGGGTCCTGGGCTGTTGCTGCAGGTGAAATCGGGTGCCGAGCGCGGTGTACAGAGGCTCCAGCACGTCGGGGCCGTGGGCCTGCGAGGCTGCGGTCAGGACACGAACCGGTGCCCACGCCTGCCCCATCAGGACACGGATGCGTTCGGGCAGTTCGTCGAGGCGGCCTTCATTGAGGACGGCCAGGCTCATCACATGCCAGGTGGTGGTGACGGGCCGGACTTTTTCGACCTCCAGCATCCAGCGGGAGGTCAGCCAGGTCCACGGGCACACGGGGTCGAACCAGAAGTCGACCGGCGTGTGGGTGCGGGGGTCGTTCACGAGGGAATCCAAGCGCAGTCAGGGAGCCCGCAGGACGGGCCGGGGAAGGTTGAGCGGTCGGATGGCACCGATGCGGGTGCCGGAAGGCGGCAGGGCGTGGCACGGCTGCCCCTGCCGCGGTGCGGACCGGCCTGGTCACGGAGAGTATGAGATAGCCGACCGGTCACCTATCAGACTGGACGGCTGGTCGAGAATTGTCAAAGTGCCGACGGACGGAACTCGACTCCCCGCCTCGACCATGCCTGGGCGGTGGGGAGCCGAGCACAGGTAGAGATGTGCGGTCAGACGGCGCGGGCGATCCCGCCCGGGTCGTTGGGGTGTGACTGGACAGCGGTGACCACCGCCGCCATCCATGGCCACAGGGGCAGCGTGCCGAGCACCCCCTCGTACAGCTCGGCCTCGTCGGCGGCTCGCCACAGACCGACGCTGCGCAGTTCACCCACCGGGCGCCACAGCCTGACCAGATGGCCTGCGGCGGCCAGCTCGCCGGCCCGGACGGCTTCGGCCGCGCGGCGGCGGTCGACCTCGGCCGGATCGGTGCCCTCGGGAACGGTGGTGGTGAGCCCGACCAAGAACTCCTGCATGGTCTTACCTCTCTCAATACTGATGGGACTTGGGTGCGCCGGGACGCACGGAACGGGGCGGTGCCGGATTTCCCCGGCACCCGGTGCCCGCCGAGGCGAGCACCATCAGACGCACTGCCGGACCGACCGTCGCCCGCGACAGGACCGGTGATGCGAACCAGTTGCGCCCTGGGACCGCCCCGGATGCCGGCCGGGCACCTGCACGGTGACGTACTGCCGCTTCTCCACAGCCCTGCAGTCCGCCGGCAATCAAGGACACCACCGATTTCGGGTCAATAGTCGACCGGTCTATTAGACTATAGTCGAGCGGTCATATACTGGCGACATGGGACGGACCAGTGATGCCAAAGAGAAGATCCTCAGCGCCGCGCACACGCTCATCGAGCTGCGCGGCTACTCGGCTCTGGGTGTGGCCGAGATCTGCAAGACAGCCGGAGTGCCCAAGGGCAGCTTCTACTACTTCTTCGAGTCCAAGGAGGCTCTCGCGCTCGCCGTGATCAACGAGCAGTGGGCCGAACAGCAGCGCGACTGGACCCGCATCCTGAAGAGCGAGGCGCCGCCACTGCAGCGGCTGCGGCAGCTGTTCGAGGAGACAGAAGCCGACCAGCGGGCCGGCCAGCAGAGCTGCGGGACCGTTTCGGGCTGCATGTTCGGGAATCTCACCCTGGAGATGAGCAACCAGACCGAAGCTGTCCGCGAGCACCTACAGGCGATCTTCGAGGCCCAGGTCGAGATGGTCGACTCGGTCATCACCGAGGCCCTGGGGCGTGGCGAGGTCACCGTCACCGACACGCGTGAAGCTGCCCGGTCCGTGGTCGCGCAACTCGAGGGCCAGGTCTTGTTCGCCAAGCTCTACAACAACACTTCCCAGCTCAGCGCCCTCTGGACGAACTGCGTGGCACTGCTGGGCGCCCGCACGGCGCAGGCGCCGGCCAACGCCTGACACCGCAGCTGCAGACCTCGAGCTGCAGCTCGTCGTGGCCGGTGGGGCAGGGCGGTTCCGGAGAAGCCTTGGGTCCGGTGGCGGAATGCTGCCCGGGCCGGGCGACACGCACCACCTCGCACGACAGGTCGGCGACCGTCCCGCGTGCCGACCGGAGCGCGGTTCGCGGGAGACCCGACAAAGCGGGCGTCACCGCCTCGCAGGAGGAACACACGCATCATGATCTCGCCACTGGCCGCTCTCGGAGTGAGCACCCCGATTCTCGCCGCACCGATGGCCGGCGGCCCCACCACGCCCGCGCTGGTCACCGCGGCGGCCCGGGCGAACAGCCTCGGGTTTCTTGCGGGCGGCTACCGAACCGCCGACGCCCTGGCCGGGCAGATCGCCAAGGTCCGCTCCGACGGCGTGGGCTTCGGGGTCAATCTCTTCGCGCCCAACCCCGTTCCGGTTGAGCCGGAAGCCTTCCGGCGCTACGCCCGCGCTGTCGCACCCGAGGCCCGGGCCTACGGCGTCGACGTCCATACAGCCGAAATCGTCGAGGACGACGACAACTGGCAGGACAAGGTCCACCTGCTACTGACCGACCCGGTACCGGTCGTCAGCTTCACCTTCGGCATCCCGGAGGCAGCGGTGATCGCCGCGCTGCGCGCCGCGGGGACCCTGGTCGTCCAGACGGTCACCTCGGCTGCGGAGGCCCGCCTGGCCGCGGAGGCCGGCGTGGACCTGCTGGCCGTGCAGGCCTCGGCAGCAGGAGGACACTCCGGCACGCTCACCCCGCAGCACATTCCGGCGGCCGTCCCCCTGACCGACCTCCTGGGCGAGGTGCGCCAGGCGGTGTCCCTGCCGCTCGTCGCCGCAGGCGGAGTGGCGACCCCGGCGGACGTGGCCGGGGCACTGCGTGCCGGAGCCACAGCTGTCATGGTCGGCAGCGTCCTGCTGCGTGCCGACGAGGCCGGCACCTCACGACCCCACAGGGCTGCGCTCGCCGACCCGGCACGGCGCCGGACCGTGGTGACCCGGGCGTTCACGGGGCGTCCCGCACGGGCACTGCGCAACGACTTCACCGACCGCTACACCGACCTCGCCCCCGCCGGCTATCCCGCACTGCACCACCTGACCAGCCCGATGCGCAGAGCTGCCGCCGCCGCGGACGATCCCGAACGGATCAATCTGTGGGCCGGCACCGGATACCGGCATGCCGCAGCCGAACCCGCCGGGCAGATCCTGCAGGGGCTGGCGTCCGAGCTCTGACCGGCACACCGTGCACGACGTCCGGCACGCTCCGGGCGACGCCGGCGCAGGACATCGGGGCCCTCAGACCAACGAAACTCCGAGCAGGGCCTCCAGCTGCGCGATCGTCTCTTTCGGGTCCTTGGCGTGGACGCCCGCCAGCCCCAACTCCGCTGCCGGCGCGAGGTACTGCTCGGTATCGTCCACGAAGACACAGTCCTCGGCGGGCTTGCCGAGCATCTCCAGCATGAGCTGGAAGACGGCCGGCTCGGGCTTGCGCATCCCGTGTTGCTCGGAGATCACCACGGCGTCGTACAGCTGGTCCAAGTCGTACCCGTCGTACAGATTCCACGGGTCGAGACCGACGGAGTTGGACAGGATCCCCACCGCCACCCCGGCCCGCCGGGCGGCGGCCGCAGCCTTGATCATGGTGGTCTCCGGACGCAGATCCGCGAAGATACGGCCCATGAGATTGTCGGCGGCCACACCGAGCTTCCTCGCTGCCGCGATGTTCCACTCCGCCTGAGTGACCGCTCCGCGTTCGAGGTCGTGGGTGCGCCGGACTGCGTCCTCATCGAGGTACAGCGCGGCGACGCAGGCGCCTTCAGCCAGACCCTCGCGCTGCTCGAAGGCGAGCACGGCGGGCAGGAGAGGCGTAGTCAGAACGCCGCCGAAGTCGAGGATGAGGCCGGTGCGGTGGGTCATGACGGAACTCCAGATGCAGTAGCAGGGGCACGGGCGCCGCCTGACCGGAACGGAAAGTGGTGTGGCGGGACGTCAGCCGGGCCTTGTCGGACGAACCCGTCCACGACCGTCCCGACGTCGAAAACGCCCGACTCGCCTGCGCGCTGCCGAGGGAGGGGACTGCTCAGCGGCTCCGCTGTGCGTGGTCCTGCAGGAGGCCGGCGACATCGGACGCCTGCACCCCCTCCTCACCCCAGGGCCTGACTACGGTATCGCAGGCCTTCAGGGCGTCGGACTGCCCACCTGCACTCCTCGATGTCACCGTCGCGTCTGTCGTCGACGTCGACGGCTTCTGACGCCCGCTCCGGTCCTCGCGTTCCACGGGCAGCAACGCCGGTCCGGTCCCCTCACGACAGCCGCGATCTCGCTGTTCCGCTGACGTACTGTTCGGCGGCGGCCCGCGTCGCCGGAGACCTTCGGCGCCTCGAAGGATCCGAAGAAGGCCCCCAGAACCTTCGCCCGCAAGCCGCCGGCCGCTCACGGCGTCGGCCTCGACGAGATCCAGGCACCCCGAAGCGGCACAGGCCGGCACACCATGGCTCAGGCGTCCGGGATCGGCACGTCCAGAGAGACGGTCTTGCCACGGCCGTTCGGGGAGCTGTTCCACAGCCCGGCCAGGGCCTCCACGATAAGGAGACCACGGCCGTGCTCGGCCTCTGCGTTTCCCTCCTCGGAGAGCGACAGGGGCGAAGGTACGGGCGGGTTGCTGTCGGAGTCCCGCACCTCCAGCCGCACGCGATCCGTGTACGCCCGCAGCCGCACATCGACGTCGCTGCCCGCGTGGATGATCGCGTTGGTCACGATCTCGGAGACCATGAGCTCGAGGTCGTCCGACATTTCCGCCAGCCCCCAGGACCGCAACCTCTGCTCCACGAAACTGCGGGCCGCCTTGACCCCGTGCAGGTCGCGACGCTGGATGTGCAGACTCCCCGTCCGCGTCACACCCTCGACACCGGCTCCTTCATAGCGGGCGAGGAGCAGCACCGCGTCATCGCGGCGCTGATGGGGGCCCGCCGCCTCGGCGATCAGGCGGTCGGCCAACTGCTCGAGATCGGACCCGGCCTCGCTGCTGCCGGAGCCGAGCAGCGTTTCCAGAGTGGCCCCCGGGCCGGTCGCGGCGCAGTCGACCAGGCCATTCGAATACAGCATCAGGACGGACCCGGGGTCAAGAACGTGCTCACGCCCGCGGTAGCCGTCCATCGTCGCGACGCCCAGAGGCACGTTGGCAGGTGCTTCCAGAGGGCCGATGCTCCCGTCGGGCCGTTGCACCAGCGGCTGGGGATGACCGGCCAAGGCCACCTCGGCCATGCCGTCTGCCGTGTCCAGGGCGACGACGCAGCACGTCACGAGCAGTTCCGTACCCAGTTCGGCGAGCAGCCTGCCGGTCCGGTCGATCACCGCGGCGGGGCGGTGGCCCTCGGTTGCGTAGGCCACCACCGCACTACGCGCCTGGCCCATGACGGCGGCGCTCGCCATGGCGTGGCCTTCCACGTCACCGACGACCAGCACGACTCTCTCACCCGGCAGTTTGATCACGTCGTACCAGTCACCGCCCACCTGGGAAGTGACCGTGGCAGGCCGATAGCGCGCTGTGGTGGTCAGTCGGGGCAGCTCGGAGAGCGTGGCCGGGAGGAGCCACCGTTGGAGGCATTCGGCAACCGCGCGCTGCTCCATGCCGAGTTGGACGCGCTCCACCGCCGCGCCCAGGGCTCCTGCCATCATGCTCAGGATGGCCCTCTCCTCGGGCGGGAAGCCGCGGGGCGCGTCGAACGACAGGCAGCAGACGCCGACGACATTCTTGCTCTCGATGAGAGGAAGATCGATGACGTGCCTGCTTCCGACGAGAGGGAGGTACGCCTCGGCTTCCGGCTCGTCCTCGGGGCAGTCGGAGTCGGTAGCCGACAGCCGGCCGCCGGAGAAGAACAGCGGACGCCCCCGGACCGCCTCCGCCGCCGGCGTCCGGGCGTCCAGCCTGGCGCCATGGAGGTTCCGGACCATGCCGGAGGAGTCCCCGCTGTGCCCGAGAACCCACAGGCGGCCCTCGTCGACCGAGGCCAGGACCAGGCCCTGGGCGCGAAAGGGGGACATGACGCAGTACCGGGCTGCCCCGACGATGTGGTCCATGGTCGTGGCCTGGTTCAGCATGTCGGCAAGACGCTTCTGCGGGTACAGGAGGCTCGTGCCCGCGGAGCCAGGAACGCCGGGCACCCCCCAGCCCGGCGTGCAGAGGGCTGGATCCGCACCGAATGCCGGCACGAGTACCGGCATGTGACCTGGTGTGATCGCGACGCCGCTCTCCGCCAGTTCCGTCAGGGCCACCGCCAACTCGTCACCGATCTCCGTCAATCCTGTGCAGTCCGCTGCCTCGCAGCCGCCCTGGGTCTCCAGCCGAAGGACGGTGATGGCGCCGAAGCGGTGGTTCGCGGCGATGACAGGAGCCGAAATGGCGATGTACGGATAGGGCGGCACCGGCTGCTGGTCCGCCGCGGCCGGGTCGGGATCGGTCAGGACGGTCAGCCGTCCTGAGGCCAGGGCACGTGCGGAGGCGTAGGGCGCGTCCAGCTCCATCCGCCCGGGGAGTGTGAAAGAGGAAGGCGGGCTGCCGCCGATCATCGCGGCCCGGAGTCGGGTGTGGTCTTCGTCCAAGAGGTAGACCACTGCCGCCACGGCATCCAGCCGGTGCACGGTCTCGCGGAGCGCGCGGTACAGGGTCGCCGCCACATCAGTGCCCCGGATCCGCGTGGACCCGCCTCTGCGGCGGTGTTCTCCGACTGCGCTGGTGTTCTTCACAGAACGGCTCCCTATACCGGGAGTATAAATTCAGCGGTGGCCCGTCGCTCATGAATGAGCAGGCACTGAGCCCTGGGGCGAGTGTCAGGGGCAGGACGCCCGGTCGAGCGGACCACCACTCACCACCCGGTAGACATTGGGCAGGCCGGAGACAGTCCGGGGGCTGGTCTTCCCGTCCAGGGTCGCGGTGACGGTGCCACCGGCATCGAGGTCCGCCGCGCCAGTGCCCCCGGTCGGAAATCGAGCGCTGGAGCACGTCACGCGAGTGCGTAGGGCGTCACGGCCTTCGCCGCGGCGCACGTCGAGGGCGCGGAGGACCGCGCCCTCGACGGCCCGGAAGGCTGAGGCGGCTGCGGCCTCAGGCGACGGTGGCCTCGATGGCGACCGGGATGTCGAGCGCCTTGGAGTACGGGCAGATCTCGTGGGCGCCCGCGCCGAGTTCCTCCGCGGTCTTCTGGTCCACCCCGCTGAGCTCCAGGTGAAGAACGGCGCTGAGGCTGTAGTCGCCCGTCTCGTGCTTGTGGTGCAGGGTGACCTCGGCGACGACGGCCAGGTCCTTCAGAGAAACCTTTCTCTTCGCAGCAGTGATCTTGACCGCACCCAGGAAGCAGGACGCCCACCCCGCGGCGAGAAGCTGCTCAGGATTGGTGGCTCCGCCGGCGCCGCCCATCTCCTGCGGGATGGCAAGGGTGAGGTCGAGCAGACCGTCGGTGGACTGGGCGCGGCCGCCGTTGCGGCCCTCGCCGGTCGCGGTGACAACGGCCGTGTAGTTCGTCTCAGCCATGCTGATGCCTTTCTCGCTCGCCCCAGGTGGACCACCCAGGAGCGTCACCCGTCTGGATGGTGATGACCTTGCCATGGCAATCCGTCACCCGTCAAACAGGTGACGAATTGCCTTGCCGTGAGGGCGCACGTCACGTCGGGACCCGTGGACTCCGGACACCGGGGCCCGCAAGACGGCAGCTCGGGCCCCGCCCCAGCGGCGCTTGACACATTTAAGACGACCGACCATATTGAAATTCCGGAGCGGGCACGTGCACCGCTCCGAAGCACCGCGGGCAAGGCGTGCCGCCGCTTGCGCCGCCACTGCCGCGGTACCGGCGCCCAGCCGCCCGCACCCGCCATCAGCCAAGGAGAACCATGTCCACCTATCGCGCAATCGAAGTCACAGGGGCGCGGAACTTCGAGCTGGTCACCCGAGAGGTCCCCACGCCGCCCGCCGGGCACGTGAGGCTGCGGGTGGAGAGCTGCGGGGTCTGCCACTCCGACGTGCTTGCCGTGGAGGGCCTGCGGGCCGATCCGGCGCAGCCGATCGTTCCCGGCCACGAGGTCGTCGGTGTCATCGACGCCGTCGGCGAGGGTGTGCACACCTGGCACATCGGGGACCGGGTGGGCGTCGGCTTCCTCAACGGCCACTGCGGCGAGTGCACGCCCTGCCGCCGCGGAGACTTCGTCAATTGCACGAACCAGCCCCAGACCGGGACGACCACGGACGGCGGATACGCGGAGGTGCTCATCGCCCGCAGCAGCGGCCTGGTCCGGGTGCCGGACGGCATGTCCCCCGTCGATGCCGCCCCGCTGCTCTGCGCCGGCCTGACCACCTTCAGCGCCCTGCGCCAGCTCGACGCCCGCCCCGGCGCCCTCGTCGCGATCCAGGGCATCGGAGGCCTCGGGCATCTCGGACTCCAGTACGCCACCCGGCTCGGCTACCGCGTCGCGGCCATCGCCCGGGGTCAGGAGAAGGAGCAGCTCGCTGTCGAGCTGGGCGCGAGCCACTACATCGACAGCTCGGCGGAGGACCCCGGTGCCGCGCTCCAGAAGCTGGGCGGGGCCGACGCCATCATCGCCACCGCGGCAAGCGGCGGCTCGATGACGCCGCTGATCCCGGGCCTGGCTCCGCGCGGGCACATGGTGGTGGTCGGCATCGCCCCGGACCCCGTCTCGATCTCCACACCGGATCTCGTCCTGGGCACGCGCACCATCAGCGGGAGCCTCACCGGCTCCTCCATGGAGAACGAGGACAACCTCGACTTCAGCAGCCGCTTCGGCATCCGTCCGATGGTGGAGACGTTGCCGCTGGCGCAGGCGCCCGAGGCGTACGAGCGGATGATGTCCGGCCGGGCCCGCTTCCGGGTCGTACTGGACATGACCGCCTGAGTACGGCCCGGGGGTGCCCATGAGCCGCCCGCCAGGCGCCGTTTGACTATGCCGAGGCGACCGACCATATTGCGATGCGGAGGTGGGATCATGGCCCGACGAAGCATGCGTGAAGAGATCGTCGACGCGGCGGTCGCGCAGTTCCACTCGAAGGGGTACAACGCCGCCGGCGTCAAGGACATCACCGATGCCGCCGGCACCCCCAAGGGGTCGTTCTACAACCACTTCGAGAGCAAGGAGTCACTGGCCGTCGTCGCCCTGAACCGCTACGGCGCGAGCCGGCGGCTGGAGGACCTGGCAGCGTCCGGCATCGCACCGCTGGTGCGTCTGCGCAAGCACTTCGAGTTCCTGCGCGACGAGACCGTGGACGCGGGATTCGCCCGGGGCTGCCTGATCGGGAACTTCGGGACCGAGGTCGCCGACCACAGCGAGACGATCCGTGCCGGTGTCCGCGAGTCGCTCGGCCAGTGGGCCTCGATGATCTCCGGCGTGCTCGTCGAGGCACAGCAGGCCGGCGCGGTGCGAGCGGACCTCGACACGGAGAAGACGGCGCGGTTCCTCCTCAACGCATGGGAGGGCACGCTCATCGCCGCGCGCTCCAGCCGGTCGCGCGACGACTTCGACGACTTCTTCGACACGGCCTTCGGGACGCTGCTCGCGCCGCCGCCGGCAGAGGCTCAGCCGTAGAACCACGGGTGGGAAATGCCACCCGCCATGCCGGAGGGAAGGGCCCAGCCCCTCCCTCCGGATCAAGATCCGGACACTCCCCCGTCCACCCGCAGCGTCCGGCACCGTCCACGCCGCTCCCCCGCACGCCCAGGCCGCCCTGCGGCGCACCGGTACGCGTGGCCCCGGCCGGACAGGACCCGTTCCGCAAGCTTCGGCTTTCACGAGCC harbors:
- a CDS encoding mycothiol-dependent nitroreductase Rv2466c family protein, with protein sequence MNDPRTHTPVDFWFDPVCPWTWLTSRWMLEVEKVRPVTTTWHVMSLAVLNEGRLDELPERIRVLMGQAWAPVRVLTAASQAHGPDVLEPLYTALGTRFHLQQQPRTRPTIEAALRDVGLPVGLADTGDTEAYDEALRASHQKGIALVGEDVGSPVIAVPASATDAGQVAFFGPVVTPAPKGEEAGRLWDGTLIVASIPGFYEMKRSRTVGPVFD
- a CDS encoding muconolactone Delta-isomerase family protein — encoded protein: MQEFLVGLTTTVPEGTDPAEVDRRRAAEAVRAGELAAAGHLVRLWRPVGELRSVGLWRAADEAELYEGVLGTLPLWPWMAAVVTAVQSHPNDPGGIARAV
- a CDS encoding TetR/AcrR family transcriptional regulator — translated: MGRTSDAKEKILSAAHTLIELRGYSALGVAEICKTAGVPKGSFYYFFESKEALALAVINEQWAEQQRDWTRILKSEAPPLQRLRQLFEETEADQRAGQQSCGTVSGCMFGNLTLEMSNQTEAVREHLQAIFEAQVEMVDSVITEALGRGEVTVTDTREAARSVVAQLEGQVLFAKLYNNTSQLSALWTNCVALLGARTAQAPANA
- a CDS encoding nitronate monooxygenase yields the protein MISPLAALGVSTPILAAPMAGGPTTPALVTAAARANSLGFLAGGYRTADALAGQIAKVRSDGVGFGVNLFAPNPVPVEPEAFRRYARAVAPEARAYGVDVHTAEIVEDDDNWQDKVHLLLTDPVPVVSFTFGIPEAAVIAALRAAGTLVVQTVTSAAEARLAAEAGVDLLAVQASAAGGHSGTLTPQHIPAAVPLTDLLGEVRQAVSLPLVAAGGVATPADVAGALRAGATAVMVGSVLLRADEAGTSRPHRAALADPARRRTVVTRAFTGRPARALRNDFTDRYTDLAPAGYPALHHLTSPMRRAAAAADDPERINLWAGTGYRHAAAEPAGQILQGLASEL
- a CDS encoding HAD-IA family hydrolase is translated as MTHRTGLILDFGGVLTTPLLPAVLAFEQREGLAEGACVAALYLDEDAVRRTHDLERGAVTQAEWNIAAARKLGVAADNLMGRIFADLRPETTMIKAAAAARRAGVAVGILSNSVGLDPWNLYDGYDLDQLYDAVVISEQHGMRKPEPAVFQLMLEMLGKPAEDCVFVDDTEQYLAPAAELGLAGVHAKDPKETIAQLEALLGVSLV
- a CDS encoding SpoIIE family protein phosphatase; translated protein: MKNTSAVGEHRRRGGSTRIRGTDVAATLYRALRETVHRLDAVAAVVYLLDEDHTRLRAAMIGGSPPSSFTLPGRMELDAPYASARALASGRLTVLTDPDPAAADQQPVPPYPYIAISAPVIAANHRFGAITVLRLETQGGCEAADCTGLTEIGDELAVALTELAESGVAITPGHMPVLVPAFGADPALCTPGWGVPGVPGSAGTSLLYPQKRLADMLNQATTMDHIVGAARYCVMSPFRAQGLVLASVDEGRLWVLGHSGDSSGMVRNLHGARLDARTPAAEAVRGRPLFFSGGRLSATDSDCPEDEPEAEAYLPLVGSRHVIDLPLIESKNVVGVCCLSFDAPRGFPPEERAILSMMAGALGAAVERVQLGMEQRAVAECLQRWLLPATLSELPRLTTTARYRPATVTSQVGGDWYDVIKLPGERVVLVVGDVEGHAMASAAVMGQARSAVVAYATEGHRPAAVIDRTGRLLAELGTELLVTCCVVALDTADGMAEVALAGHPQPLVQRPDGSIGPLEAPANVPLGVATMDGYRGREHVLDPGSVLMLYSNGLVDCAATGPGATLETLLGSGSSEAGSDLEQLADRLIAEAAGPHQRRDDAVLLLARYEGAGVEGVTRTGSLHIQRRDLHGVKAARSFVEQRLRSWGLAEMSDDLELMVSEIVTNAIIHAGSDVDVRLRAYTDRVRLEVRDSDSNPPVPSPLSLSEEGNAEAEHGRGLLIVEALAGLWNSSPNGRGKTVSLDVPIPDA
- a CDS encoding Ohr family peroxiredoxin, coding for MAETNYTAVVTATGEGRNGGRAQSTDGLLDLTLAIPQEMGGAGGATNPEQLLAAGWASCFLGAVKITAAKRKVSLKDLAVVAEVTLHHKHETGDYSLSAVLHLELSGVDQKTAEELGAGAHEICPYSKALDIPVAIEATVA
- a CDS encoding alcohol dehydrogenase catalytic domain-containing protein, whose amino-acid sequence is MSTYRAIEVTGARNFELVTREVPTPPAGHVRLRVESCGVCHSDVLAVEGLRADPAQPIVPGHEVVGVIDAVGEGVHTWHIGDRVGVGFLNGHCGECTPCRRGDFVNCTNQPQTGTTTDGGYAEVLIARSSGLVRVPDGMSPVDAAPLLCAGLTTFSALRQLDARPGALVAIQGIGGLGHLGLQYATRLGYRVAAIARGQEKEQLAVELGASHYIDSSAEDPGAALQKLGGADAIIATAASGGSMTPLIPGLAPRGHMVVVGIAPDPVSISTPDLVLGTRTISGSLTGSSMENEDNLDFSSRFGIRPMVETLPLAQAPEAYERMMSGRARFRVVLDMTA
- a CDS encoding TetR/AcrR family transcriptional regulator, producing the protein MARRSMREEIVDAAVAQFHSKGYNAAGVKDITDAAGTPKGSFYNHFESKESLAVVALNRYGASRRLEDLAASGIAPLVRLRKHFEFLRDETVDAGFARGCLIGNFGTEVADHSETIRAGVRESLGQWASMISGVLVEAQQAGAVRADLDTEKTARFLLNAWEGTLIAARSSRSRDDFDDFFDTAFGTLLAPPPAEAQP